Proteins encoded together in one Neobacillus sp. FSL H8-0543 window:
- the pssA gene encoding CDP-diacylglycerol--serine O-phosphatidyltransferase, with protein MFNHLVKVVPNLFTIGNLLSGVFSITSNMNGYLRMASMFIFLSAILDFFDGRIARRLKVNSEFGVELDSLADIVSFGVAPAILFYSLATPSPFTTIAFMLFPTMGALRLAKFNIKPTIGHFIGLPIPAAGISMATMGMFFYSNSIITIILGLLMVSPIRVKKL; from the coding sequence TTGTTTAACCATCTTGTGAAGGTTGTTCCGAATTTATTTACAATCGGGAATTTATTAAGTGGCGTGTTTTCAATTACGTCTAATATGAATGGTTATTTACGAATGGCGTCGATGTTTATTTTTTTATCAGCAATTTTAGATTTCTTTGACGGACGGATTGCCAGAAGATTAAAGGTAAACAGTGAATTTGGAGTGGAGCTTGATTCCTTAGCGGATATTGTAAGCTTTGGTGTAGCACCAGCCATACTCTTTTATTCTTTAGCAACACCTTCACCATTCACAACTATTGCATTTATGTTATTTCCAACGATGGGCGCCTTACGATTGGCAAAGTTTAATATCAAACCTACTATTGGACATTTTATTGGACTGCCAATACCTGCCGCGGGAATATCAATGGCTACTATGGGTATGTTTTTTTATAGTAATTCAATCATAACCATTATTCTAGGGCTTCTTATGGTAAGTCCAATTCGAGTGAAAAAACTATAA
- a CDS encoding sigma-G-dependent sporulation-specific acid-soluble spore protein CsgA, translated as MDKTLGYLREILSNYTEEYSEAQHLYRKLTDENFTSEGSFVRQLNQEEMNFLNKLLPNEIQHAKEAEDHTRAYQLNEVYELIF; from the coding sequence ATGGATAAAACCCTGGGTTACTTGCGTGAAATTTTATCAAATTATACGGAGGAATACTCCGAAGCACAGCATTTATATCGAAAATTAACCGATGAGAACTTTACCTCTGAGGGTTCCTTTGTTAGACAATTGAATCAAGAGGAGATGAACTTTTTGAATAAACTGCTGCCCAATGAAATTCAACACGCAAAAGAAGCGGAAGATCACACACGCGCTTATCAACTAAACGAAGTATATGAACTTATTTTTTGA
- a CDS encoding SPFH domain-containing protein: MKEKDMFKMNGFLGVLLFLLFVVITGFAIRHFVLNNDLIMLIVGIVTGLIAFLLLTGFTIIQPNQSKVFTLFGSYLGVIKQEGFWLSIPLTVRNTVSLRVINFNSDKLKVNDLEGNPIEIAAVIVYKVFDAAKAVFDVEDYKEFVHTQSETGLRHITSQYPYDNFNNDYEISLRQHSEEVGDELTKDLQKRFNLAGVEIIEARIMHLAYSSEIAHAMLQRQQAKAVLAARKVIVEGAVSMVKSAIDQLSAEEIVELDEEKKAQMVNNLMVALVSDKGSQPVINTGTIY, from the coding sequence TTGAAGGAAAAAGATATGTTTAAAATGAATGGGTTTTTAGGCGTTTTATTGTTTCTTTTATTTGTTGTAATAACTGGATTTGCCATTAGACATTTCGTATTAAATAATGATTTGATAATGCTCATCGTTGGGATTGTTACTGGCTTGATAGCCTTTCTCCTATTAACTGGTTTTACAATTATCCAGCCAAACCAATCCAAGGTATTTACATTGTTTGGCAGTTATCTAGGTGTAATTAAACAAGAAGGCTTTTGGTTATCGATTCCTTTAACGGTTAGAAATACTGTATCCCTCAGGGTAATAAATTTTAATAGTGATAAACTAAAAGTAAATGATCTAGAAGGAAATCCAATCGAAATTGCTGCTGTTATTGTTTATAAGGTGTTTGATGCTGCAAAAGCAGTCTTTGATGTTGAGGATTATAAAGAATTCGTGCATACCCAAAGTGAAACAGGTTTGCGTCATATTACTAGTCAATATCCATATGATAATTTTAATAATGACTATGAGATTTCATTAAGACAGCACTCTGAAGAGGTTGGGGATGAATTGACAAAGGATTTGCAAAAAAGGTTTAATCTAGCTGGGGTTGAAATCATTGAAGCTCGAATTATGCATCTGGCATATTCAAGTGAAATTGCTCATGCAATGCTTCAAAGACAGCAGGCGAAAGCTGTGTTAGCAGCGAGGAAGGTCATTGTAGAAGGTGCCGTTTCGATGGTGAAATCTGCGATTGATCAACTTAGCGCAGAAGAAATTGTTGAGCTTGATGAAGAAAAGAAGGCTCAAATGGTAAATAATTTAATGGTCGCTTTAGTGTCAGATAAGGGGAGCCAACCAGTAATTAATACAGGAACGATTTATTAG
- a CDS encoding YitT family protein: MTKSKFIQRMLLITFGATLMAVGLEIFLVPNHVIDGGIVGISIILSYLTGWKLGLFIFILNIPFFFLGYKQIGKTFAISTLYGILVLSIATTLLHPVPAFTADILLASVFGGIVLGIGVGIVIRYGGSLDGTEILAILANKKLPFSVGEIIMFFNIFILGSAGFVFSWDRAMYSLIAYFVAYKTIDITITGLDESKSVWIISDNAKEIGEVIMNRLGRGVTYLHGEGAYSGDEKKVIFCVINRLEEAKLKEIVTENDESAFLAVADIAEVRGGRFKKKDIH, translated from the coding sequence TTGGGGCAACCCTAATGGCCGTTGGTCTTGAGATATTTCTTGTTCCCAACCATGTCATTGATGGCGGAATTGTAGGAATATCTATTATCCTTTCGTATTTAACCGGTTGGAAATTGGGACTTTTTATTTTTATTCTTAATATTCCTTTTTTCTTTTTAGGTTATAAACAAATTGGAAAAACCTTTGCTATATCCACTCTTTATGGAATCCTCGTTCTTTCTATTGCAACAACATTACTTCATCCAGTACCTGCTTTTACCGCAGATATCTTACTTGCATCCGTCTTTGGGGGCATTGTTCTCGGGATTGGGGTCGGGATTGTAATCCGTTATGGCGGTTCACTTGATGGCACTGAAATTCTTGCAATCCTTGCTAATAAAAAGCTTCCTTTTTCAGTTGGCGAAATTATTATGTTTTTTAATATTTTTATACTTGGAAGTGCAGGCTTCGTTTTCTCCTGGGATCGAGCAATGTACTCGTTAATTGCCTATTTTGTTGCATACAAAACAATCGATATTACCATTACAGGTCTGGATGAATCTAAATCTGTTTGGATAATTAGTGACAACGCGAAGGAGATCGGTGAGGTAATAATGAATCGGCTCGGACGAGGGGTTACTTATTTACATGGAGAAGGTGCCTACTCAGGCGATGAAAAAAAGGTTATTTTTTGTGTGATTAATCGTTTGGAGGAGGCAAAATTAAAAGAGATTGTCACTGAAAATGATGAGTCCGCATTTCTGGCAGTGGCTGATATTGCAGAAGTCAGGGGCGGGAGATTTAAGAAAAAAGATATTCATTAG